In the genome of Acidobacteriota bacterium, one region contains:
- the msrA gene encoding peptide-methionine (S)-S-oxide reductase MsrA, which yields MGWFSHRADPRLPTADEALPGRTDPMPVPSAHFVTGRPIAPPFPDGLECAVFGLGCFWGAERRFWQTPGVFTTAVGYAGGLTPNPTYEEVCSGLTGHTEAVLVVFDPRTVSYDGLLKVFWETHDPTQGMRQGNDVGTQYRSAIYATSDAHLTAARASLAAYQQALSAEGFGTITTEIRAAPPFYYAEEYHQQYLAKNPGGYCGIGGTGVACPADVGGRVRA from the coding sequence ATGGGATGGTTCTCACACCGTGCCGATCCACGCCTGCCCACGGCCGACGAGGCGCTGCCGGGCCGGACCGACCCGATGCCCGTGCCGTCCGCGCACTTCGTCACCGGCCGGCCAATCGCCCCTCCGTTCCCCGACGGTCTCGAGTGCGCGGTGTTCGGTCTCGGGTGCTTCTGGGGCGCCGAACGCCGCTTCTGGCAGACCCCGGGCGTCTTCACGACCGCCGTCGGCTACGCGGGCGGCCTCACCCCGAACCCGACGTACGAGGAGGTCTGCAGCGGGCTCACCGGCCACACCGAGGCGGTCCTCGTCGTGTTCGACCCGCGCACGGTGTCGTACGACGGGCTGCTCAAGGTGTTCTGGGAAACGCACGACCCGACGCAGGGCATGCGGCAGGGCAACGACGTCGGCACGCAGTACCGCTCGGCGATCTATGCCACGAGCGACGCGCACCTGACGGCCGCGCGCGCGAGCCTGGCCGCCTACCAGCAGGCGTTGTCGGCGGAGGGGTTCGGGACGATCACCACCGAGATCCGCGCGGCGCCCCCGTTCTACTACGCCGAGGAGTACCACCAGCAGTACCTCGCGAAGAACCCGGGAGGGTACTGCGGCATCGGGGGCACCGGCGTCGCGTGTCCGGCCGACGTCGGCGGCCGGGTTCGTGCGTGA
- a CDS encoding NADP-dependent malic enzyme (NADP-dependent; catalyzes the oxidative decarboxylation of malate to form pyruvate; decarboxylates oxaloacetate) translates to MTMIRPAETLEFHAGSRPGKIEVRATKPCLTARELRLAYLPGASVPCRAIAREPAKSFEYTARGNLVGVITNGSAVPGLGDIGATAAKPMQEGMAVLCKRLADLDVFDLELDTREPERFVETVRLLEPTFGAIMLKDLRAPEGLEIYDRLCATLGIPVFHENLQSTAVVAMAALLNALALAEKRVDSVRVVLCGAGTVGIGCARLALALGVPRDHLFVYDVHGLVHVARDDLSPYQRVFARTDGRPTLAEGVADADVFLGASGAGVLTPEMVQTMAPFPVVFALATPEPEITYDAACGARRDAIVATSLAHYPNAVLDLLGFPYILRGALDVQATRITDGMLLAAAGALADLAREEVIDQVSRAYGNERFTFGPTYLLPKPIDPRILVRGSAAVARRAIDDGVARRALDAERYDEALQARIGTGRETMRRLMVQARRECPRIVFPEGGHETILRAASILADEGVARPILLGAEAEIRRAAEDLRLEAGGMTVVDPARSVRREAYVEQYFRMRDRRGVMRSTAADRLRHPDYFGAMMLHSGDADMMISGVASHYADSIRVILEVIGTAPGVRRVSSHYMVLLPKDVYFLTDCAVNIEPDAEALAEAALLTAGAARALGIEPRVAMLSFSNFGSVEHAFARKVQHATEIVKARAPGLVVDGEMQLATAVDEAVRTQFFPFAKLTGNANVLVFPDLQSGNTSMHVLQHLTEGVVIGPVLMGTRLPVHLIQYGSSVEEVVHLATTGIVEAAGLEGDGPRARSSGGRG, encoded by the coding sequence ATGACGATGATACGACCTGCCGAGACGTTGGAATTCCATGCGGGGTCGCGGCCGGGCAAGATCGAGGTTCGTGCCACCAAGCCGTGCCTGACGGCGCGGGAGCTGCGGCTGGCCTATCTCCCGGGCGCGTCGGTGCCGTGCCGGGCCATCGCTCGCGAGCCGGCGAAGTCGTTCGAGTACACGGCGCGCGGCAACCTCGTGGGCGTCATCACCAACGGTTCGGCCGTTCCAGGGCTCGGCGACATCGGCGCGACCGCCGCCAAGCCGATGCAGGAGGGCATGGCCGTGCTCTGCAAGCGGCTGGCCGACCTCGACGTCTTCGATCTCGAGCTCGACACGCGCGAACCGGAGCGGTTCGTCGAGACCGTGCGCCTGCTCGAGCCGACCTTCGGCGCGATCATGCTGAAGGACCTCCGGGCGCCGGAAGGCCTGGAAATCTACGACCGCCTCTGCGCGACGCTCGGGATCCCGGTGTTCCACGAGAACCTGCAGAGCACCGCCGTGGTCGCGATGGCCGCGTTGCTGAACGCGCTGGCGCTCGCCGAGAAGCGCGTCGATTCGGTGCGGGTGGTCCTGTGCGGTGCGGGCACCGTCGGGATCGGCTGCGCGCGGCTCGCGCTGGCGCTGGGCGTGCCCCGCGACCACCTGTTCGTGTACGACGTCCACGGTCTCGTCCACGTGGCTCGCGACGATCTGTCGCCGTACCAGCGAGTCTTCGCGCGAACCGACGGGAGACCGACGCTCGCCGAGGGCGTGGCCGATGCCGACGTGTTCCTCGGCGCGTCGGGCGCCGGAGTGCTGACGCCGGAGATGGTGCAGACGATGGCGCCGTTTCCCGTGGTCTTCGCGCTGGCGACTCCCGAGCCCGAGATCACGTACGATGCCGCCTGCGGCGCGCGGCGCGACGCCATCGTGGCGACCAGCCTGGCGCACTACCCGAATGCGGTGCTCGACCTGCTCGGGTTTCCCTACATCCTCCGTGGGGCGCTCGACGTGCAGGCGACGCGCATCACCGACGGCATGCTGCTGGCTGCGGCCGGCGCGCTGGCCGACCTCGCACGCGAGGAGGTCATCGATCAGGTGAGCCGGGCCTACGGCAACGAGCGCTTCACCTTCGGCCCGACCTACCTGCTGCCCAAACCCATCGACCCGAGGATCCTCGTGCGGGGATCGGCGGCCGTGGCGCGGCGGGCCATCGACGACGGCGTCGCGCGCCGGGCACTCGATGCGGAGCGCTACGACGAAGCGCTGCAGGCGCGCATCGGCACCGGTCGCGAGACGATGCGGCGGCTGATGGTGCAGGCGCGACGCGAGTGCCCGAGGATCGTGTTCCCGGAGGGCGGTCACGAGACGATCCTGCGGGCCGCCAGCATCCTCGCCGACGAGGGCGTGGCCCGGCCGATCCTGCTCGGGGCCGAGGCGGAGATCCGGCGGGCCGCCGAGGACCTGCGTCTCGAGGCCGGCGGCATGACCGTCGTCGACCCCGCGCGGAGCGTGCGGCGCGAGGCCTACGTGGAGCAGTACTTCCGAATGCGCGACCGGCGGGGCGTGATGCGATCGACGGCCGCCGACCGCCTGCGCCACCCCGACTATTTCGGCGCCATGATGCTCCACAGCGGCGACGCGGACATGATGATCTCGGGGGTGGCCTCGCACTACGCCGACTCGATTCGCGTCATCCTCGAGGTCATCGGCACGGCCCCGGGCGTCCGACGCGTCTCTAGTCACTACATGGTGCTGCTGCCGAAGGACGTGTACTTCCTCACCGACTGCGCGGTCAACATCGAGCCCGACGCGGAGGCGCTCGCCGAGGCCGCCCTGCTGACGGCCGGGGCCGCGCGCGCGCTCGGCATCGAGCCGCGCGTGGCGATGCTCTCGTTCTCCAACTTCGGCAGCGTCGAGCACGCGTTCGCGCGCAAGGTGCAGCACGCCACCGAGATCGTCAAGGCCCGCGCGCCCGGCCTCGTCGTCGACGGCGAGATGCAGCTCGCCACCGCGGTGGACGAGGCGGTGCGCACGCAGTTCTTCCCGTTCGCGAAGCTGACCGGGAACGCCAACGTGCTGGTGTTCCCCGATCTGCAATCGGGCAACACCTCGATGCACGTGCTGCAGCACCTGACCGAGGGGGTCGTCATCGGCCCGGTGCTCATGGGGACGCGCCTGCCCGTGCACCTGATCCAGTACGGCAGCTCGGTCGAGGAGGTCGTGCACCTCGCGACGACCGGCATCGTCGAGGCGGCAGGCCTCGAGGGCGACGGTCCCCGTGCGCGGTCGTCGGGGGGGCGAGGATGA
- a CDS encoding D-aminoacylase, with protein sequence MARTVFLGLALLASVATVVALQGVARGSRPPDQPFDLLIRDGRLLDGSGALPVRGDVGVREGRIAAIGDLGRAPAVRTIEAAGRLVTPGFIDVHSHAGEGLVRRGLQQGQPLLAQGITTIVANPDGGGPVDLARQREAFGVLGLGVNVGLLVGHGSVREAVLGAEPRAPSDEELDRMRALVRSGMEEGAFGLSSGLFYVPGQYASTDEIVALMQVVAEYGGLHTSHVRDEGNYSVGLVAAVDEIIEIAERTGTIGIVSHMKALGSDSWGLAGAAIARIDRARARGVRVFTDQYPYSASSTSLTGALVPGWAQAGGREAMLARFAAPATRSRVLADIRDNLRRRNGPEAIVLAQFGPDRRFEGQSLADVARTLDLPPEEAVVSLLERAGALIVSFNMADRDIEHIMRQPYTMTSSDGGLVFPTEGRPHPRSYGAFPRKIAHYVFERQVVGLDEAIRSMTGLAAQVFSLADRGVLREGAWADILVFDPADVRDTATYADPHRLAEGMSYVLVNGVLVVDEGRFTDRLPGQVLRRPVQ encoded by the coding sequence GTGGCCAGAACCGTCTTCCTCGGTCTCGCGCTGCTGGCCTCGGTCGCCACCGTGGTCGCCCTGCAGGGGGTGGCCCGCGGGTCGCGTCCGCCCGATCAGCCGTTCGACCTCCTGATTCGTGACGGCCGTCTTCTCGACGGCAGCGGCGCGCTGCCGGTGCGCGGTGACGTCGGCGTGCGCGAGGGTCGCATCGCCGCCATCGGCGACCTCGGTCGGGCGCCGGCGGTTCGGACGATCGAGGCGGCCGGGCGGCTCGTGACGCCGGGGTTCATCGACGTGCACTCCCACGCTGGCGAAGGGCTGGTGCGCCGCGGTCTCCAGCAGGGCCAGCCGCTGCTCGCGCAGGGCATCACGACGATCGTGGCCAACCCGGACGGGGGCGGCCCCGTCGACCTCGCCCGGCAACGCGAGGCGTTCGGCGTGCTCGGCCTCGGAGTGAACGTCGGCCTGCTCGTCGGCCACGGCAGCGTCCGCGAGGCGGTGCTCGGGGCCGAGCCGCGTGCGCCGTCCGACGAGGAACTCGATCGGATGCGGGCCCTGGTCCGGAGCGGGATGGAGGAGGGGGCGTTCGGGCTGTCGTCCGGCCTCTTCTACGTGCCGGGGCAGTACGCCAGTACCGACGAGATCGTCGCCCTGATGCAGGTCGTCGCGGAGTACGGCGGCCTTCACACGAGTCACGTCCGCGACGAGGGGAACTACTCGGTCGGCCTGGTCGCGGCCGTCGACGAGATTATCGAGATCGCCGAACGGACGGGCACCATCGGCATCGTCAGTCACATGAAGGCGCTCGGCTCCGACTCCTGGGGCCTGGCGGGTGCCGCGATCGCGCGCATCGACCGCGCGCGCGCCAGGGGCGTGCGCGTCTTCACGGATCAGTACCCGTACTCCGCATCCTCGACCAGCCTCACGGGTGCGCTCGTGCCCGGTTGGGCCCAGGCGGGCGGCCGTGAGGCGATGCTGGCCCGCTTCGCCGCGCCCGCCACGCGGTCGAGAGTCCTCGCCGATATCCGCGACAACCTGCGGCGCCGCAACGGACCGGAGGCGATCGTCCTCGCGCAGTTCGGGCCCGACCGCCGGTTCGAGGGACAGTCGCTCGCCGACGTCGCCCGGACGCTCGACCTGCCTCCGGAGGAGGCCGTGGTCTCGCTCCTCGAGCGGGCGGGCGCCTTGATCGTCTCGTTCAACATGGCCGACCGCGACATCGAGCACATCATGCGGCAGCCGTACACGATGACCTCGAGCGATGGCGGGCTCGTGTTTCCGACCGAGGGCAGGCCGCACCCACGCAGCTATGGCGCGTTTCCGAGGAAGATCGCCCATTACGTGTTCGAGCGGCAGGTGGTCGGCCTCGACGAGGCGATCCGCTCGATGACGGGCCTCGCCGCCCAGGTCTTCTCGCTCGCCGACCGTGGAGTGCTGCGGGAGGGCGCCTGGGCGGACATCCTGGTCTTCGACCCGGCCGACGTGCGAGACACGGCCACCTACGCCGACCCTCACCGGCTGGCGGAGGGCATGTCCTACGTGCTGGTGAACGGCGTGCTCGTCGTCGACGAGGGCCGGTTCACGGATCGGCTGCCCGGGCAGGTGCTGCGGCGGCCGGTTCAGTGA
- a CDS encoding patatin-like phospholipase family protein: protein MTAYWRVAGSPGVALGVCFSILALAGPAVAGPTPPGLVLTGTPVDREAADAPARPRIGLALGGGAARGIAHIGVLRWFAEHRVPVDVVAGTSMGGLVGGAFATGLDPGALLELMTSTDWDLVFLADSPFKVKTFRRKEDARAFPSQLEFGLKGGFKVPAGLNAAQQVELLLDRIAAPYSGIETFDDLPIPFRCVATDLILSEAVILDRGSLARAMRATMAIPGVFTPVPLGDRLFVDGGTLNNIPADVVRGMGADVVIAVNVGAKVEATPALQSMFAILGQTVDTMMTVGIRKALADADLIVEPDLKGLTGMDWRRAEELAERGYEAAEAMKAALLPYALEEAAYADYLADIARRRRVGVPAPDYLRVDGVDDARLRRSVTARLVRHLGQPVDLAELSQDLLLVTGTDRFEYLTYRFDSTGDQAGLVVSAVPKAYGPPFLNLAFDLSNTDSTNFAATTRARLTTMDTFGPGSELRVDLGLGSDQYFDVELYRVLGDSPLFVAPRLLFDRRQRNAYDDNVLIAEYRSKRTGAGLDVGVELGARAELRVGFEVSDLRVRRRVGSPVLPEVEGRDRVGQVRWVYDGQTSPIVPTRGLKIATTLRHYFAAARVEALDRDFVEEPDGLTQLNVEGSWFTRFGPRGRVFVIGAGGTSFGDEPVFKRFSLGGSLRLGAYNIDEVTGANYALATLGYLRETGRLPDVIGGNIFVGAWVENGSGFDRVADAQVRTNLSGGLLLETVLGPMFFGGSTGFGGGGRFYVALGPFFK, encoded by the coding sequence ATGACGGCGTACTGGCGTGTGGCGGGTTCGCCAGGGGTTGCCCTGGGCGTGTGCTTCTCAATCCTGGCGCTGGCGGGACCGGCCGTCGCGGGACCGACGCCGCCCGGTCTCGTGCTGACCGGCACGCCGGTGGACCGCGAAGCGGCCGACGCGCCGGCGCGGCCGCGCATCGGGCTGGCCCTCGGCGGGGGCGCCGCGCGGGGCATCGCCCATATCGGCGTGCTCCGCTGGTTCGCCGAGCACCGGGTTCCCGTCGACGTGGTGGCCGGCACGAGCATGGGCGGCCTCGTCGGCGGGGCCTTCGCGACGGGTCTCGATCCCGGCGCCCTGCTCGAGCTGATGACCTCGACCGACTGGGACCTCGTGTTCCTGGCCGACTCGCCGTTCAAGGTCAAGACCTTCCGGCGGAAGGAGGATGCCCGGGCGTTCCCGAGCCAGCTGGAGTTCGGACTCAAGGGCGGGTTCAAGGTCCCGGCCGGCCTCAACGCGGCCCAGCAGGTGGAACTGCTGCTCGACCGCATCGCCGCGCCCTACTCCGGGATCGAGACGTTCGACGATCTCCCGATTCCGTTTCGCTGCGTCGCCACCGACCTGATTCTGTCGGAGGCCGTCATCCTCGACCGCGGCTCGCTCGCCCGCGCGATGCGCGCCACCATGGCCATCCCGGGTGTCTTCACGCCCGTGCCGCTCGGCGACCGCCTCTTCGTCGACGGAGGCACCCTCAACAACATCCCGGCGGACGTCGTCCGGGGCATGGGGGCCGACGTCGTGATCGCGGTCAATGTCGGCGCGAAGGTCGAAGCGACACCCGCTCTGCAATCGATGTTCGCCATTCTCGGGCAGACGGTCGACACGATGATGACCGTGGGCATTCGCAAGGCCCTCGCAGACGCCGACCTCATCGTCGAGCCCGACCTGAAGGGCCTGACCGGCATGGACTGGCGCCGCGCAGAGGAGCTCGCGGAGCGCGGGTACGAGGCGGCCGAGGCGATGAAGGCCGCGCTGCTGCCGTACGCCCTCGAGGAGGCGGCCTACGCCGACTACCTGGCGGACATCGCGCGGCGACGCCGCGTCGGCGTGCCCGCGCCCGATTACCTCCGCGTCGACGGCGTCGACGACGCTCGTCTGCGGCGGTCGGTCACCGCGCGCCTCGTCCGCCATCTGGGCCAGCCGGTCGACCTCGCGGAACTGTCGCAGGACCTGCTGCTCGTGACCGGCACCGACCGGTTCGAGTATCTGACCTACCGCTTCGACAGCACCGGAGACCAGGCCGGGCTCGTCGTGTCGGCCGTGCCGAAGGCGTACGGCCCGCCGTTCCTGAACCTGGCGTTCGACCTGAGCAACACCGACTCGACCAACTTCGCGGCGACGACGCGCGCGCGCCTGACGACGATGGATACGTTCGGGCCGGGGTCGGAACTGCGCGTCGACCTCGGGCTCGGCTCCGATCAGTACTTCGACGTGGAGCTCTACAGAGTCCTCGGAGACTCGCCGCTGTTTGTCGCGCCCCGCCTGCTGTTCGACCGGCGCCAGCGCAATGCGTACGACGACAACGTGCTCATCGCCGAGTATCGCTCGAAGCGGACCGGCGCCGGACTCGATGTGGGCGTCGAGCTCGGCGCACGCGCCGAGCTGCGGGTCGGCTTCGAGGTGAGCGACCTCCGCGTCCGCCGGCGCGTGGGTTCGCCGGTGTTGCCGGAGGTCGAGGGGCGAGACCGCGTCGGGCAGGTCCGTTGGGTCTACGACGGTCAGACGAGCCCCATCGTCCCGACGCGCGGGCTGAAGATCGCCACGACGTTGCGACACTACTTCGCCGCCGCCCGCGTCGAGGCGCTGGACCGGGACTTCGTCGAGGAGCCCGACGGGCTCACACAGCTCAATGTCGAGGGCTCGTGGTTCACCCGCTTCGGGCCGAGGGGGCGCGTGTTCGTGATCGGCGCCGGCGGCACGTCGTTCGGCGACGAGCCGGTCTTCAAGCGCTTCAGCCTCGGCGGCTCGCTGCGCCTCGGTGCGTACAACATCGACGAGGTCACCGGTGCGAACTACGCGCTCGCCACGCTTGGCTACCTGCGCGAGACCGGCCGGCTCCCCGACGTCATCGGCGGCAACATCTTCGTGGGGGCGTGGGTCGAGAACGGCTCCGGATTCGATCGGGTCGCGGACGCGCAAGTGAGGACGAACCTCTCCGGGGGCCTCCTGCTCGAGACGGTGCTCGGACCGATGTTCTTCGGCGGCAGCACCGGGTTCGGCGGGGGGGGGCGCTTCTACGTCGCGCTCGGCCCGTTCTTCAAATGA
- a CDS encoding S46 family peptidase, which translates to MLYFIRPALVVALVSVVSPALADEGMWMPQQIPALAERLRAIGFTGDAAAFADLTGHPMGAIVSLGGCTGSFVSPDGLIATNHHCVTGSLQYNSTPERNLLEQGFLAKTRAEELSNGPGSRVYVTTSVTRVTDAITGGIDSSMDDRARADLIDRRLKARTASCESGGLRCRVASFFEGLEYFEIAQLEIRDVRLVYAPADGIGNFGGEADNWRWPRHTGDWSFYRAYVGRDGAPAAYSTDNVPYAPKRWLKVQAAGVAEGDLVFVAGYPGRTARLQTHAEVREDVEWLFPRTIRTFEEQIALLEALGRDDPAIRIKVAGRLQGLNNTLTNRRGMLEGLVRGGLLARKAAAEQALASWIAADPVRQREYGDVLPALAAAHAEALATRERNAVLGQLFSASPVLNAAHTAYLLSIEKAKPNDADREAGFQQRDWDRLRDAQERVQRSLDLGIDRVLLRYWMGHAAALPLDQRIAGLDALVGLTPGMAPSDRDRAIDAYLDRLIAGTTLADKDARLGLFDRPTSDIVGSNDTFVELALALDPLYQRNRDDGKRQLGAAARLRPRYAKALLEQAGGLVAPDANSTLRVTYGQVKARPNAVDGIDYRAFTTLAGIEQKHTGEGEFNAPPAQLDAIRALRQGRTSPFVVPALGDVPVNFLSTVDITGGNSGSPTLDARGDFVGLVFDGTYDTVASDYVFDPVRTRAIHADVRYLLWTLAEVEGAEDLLREMGIGTAASTATSATPDR; encoded by the coding sequence ATGCTGTACTTCATTCGTCCGGCTCTCGTCGTCGCGCTCGTGAGCGTTGTCTCGCCCGCCCTCGCTGACGAGGGCATGTGGATGCCGCAGCAGATCCCGGCGCTGGCCGAGCGGCTGCGCGCGATCGGCTTCACGGGCGACGCGGCCGCCTTCGCCGACCTGACCGGCCACCCCATGGGCGCCATCGTCTCGCTCGGGGGCTGCACCGGCTCGTTCGTCTCGCCCGACGGCCTCATCGCCACCAATCACCATTGCGTGACCGGCTCGCTGCAGTACAACTCGACGCCGGAGCGCAACCTGCTCGAGCAGGGATTCCTCGCGAAGACGCGGGCCGAGGAGCTGTCGAACGGACCGGGGTCGCGCGTCTACGTGACCACCTCGGTGACTCGCGTCACCGACGCCATCACCGGGGGCATCGATTCTTCGATGGACGATCGGGCGCGTGCCGATCTCATCGACCGGAGGCTCAAGGCGCGCACGGCCTCGTGCGAGTCGGGCGGTCTTCGCTGCCGCGTGGCGTCCTTCTTCGAGGGCCTCGAGTACTTCGAGATCGCCCAGTTGGAGATCCGCGACGTGCGCCTCGTCTATGCGCCGGCCGACGGAATCGGCAACTTCGGCGGGGAGGCCGACAACTGGCGCTGGCCACGGCACACCGGCGACTGGTCGTTCTACCGCGCCTACGTCGGCCGCGACGGCGCACCAGCGGCGTATTCGACCGACAACGTGCCCTACGCGCCGAAACGATGGCTGAAGGTGCAGGCCGCAGGCGTTGCCGAGGGCGACCTCGTCTTCGTCGCGGGGTACCCAGGGCGGACCGCGCGCCTCCAGACGCATGCCGAGGTCAGGGAAGACGTCGAGTGGCTGTTTCCGCGGACCATCCGCACCTTCGAGGAACAGATCGCGCTGCTCGAGGCGCTGGGCCGCGACGACCCGGCGATTCGCATCAAGGTCGCCGGACGTCTCCAGGGCCTCAACAACACGCTCACCAATCGCCGGGGCATGCTGGAAGGGCTCGTCAGAGGCGGGCTCCTCGCGCGCAAGGCGGCGGCCGAGCAGGCGCTCGCCTCGTGGATTGCCGCCGACCCGGTCAGGCAGCGCGAATACGGAGACGTGCTGCCCGCGCTGGCGGCGGCGCATGCCGAGGCGCTGGCGACCCGCGAGCGGAACGCCGTGCTCGGCCAGCTGTTCAGCGCGTCGCCCGTGCTGAACGCGGCCCACACCGCGTACCTCCTGTCGATCGAGAAGGCCAAGCCGAACGACGCGGATCGGGAGGCCGGCTTCCAGCAACGCGACTGGGACCGCCTGCGCGATGCCCAGGAGCGCGTCCAGCGTTCGCTCGATCTCGGAATCGACCGCGTGCTGCTCCGGTACTGGATGGGCCACGCGGCGGCGTTGCCCCTCGATCAGCGCATCGCCGGGCTCGATGCGCTCGTTGGCCTGACGCCCGGCATGGCCCCGTCGGATCGCGACCGCGCGATCGACGCGTACCTGGACCGGTTGATCGCGGGCACGACGCTGGCCGACAAGGACGCACGGCTCGGCCTCTTCGACCGCCCGACGTCCGACATCGTCGGGTCGAACGACACGTTCGTGGAACTGGCGCTGGCCCTCGACCCGCTCTACCAGCGGAACCGCGACGACGGCAAGCGGCAGCTCGGTGCGGCGGCGAGGCTGCGCCCGCGGTACGCGAAGGCCCTCCTCGAGCAGGCGGGCGGCCTCGTCGCTCCCGACGCGAACTCGACGCTGCGTGTCACCTACGGGCAGGTGAAGGCCCGGCCGAACGCCGTCGACGGGATCGACTACCGGGCGTTCACGACGCTCGCGGGCATCGAGCAGAAGCACACGGGCGAGGGCGAGTTCAACGCGCCGCCCGCTCAGCTCGACGCCATCCGCGCGCTGCGCCAGGGCAGGACGAGCCCGTTCGTCGTGCCGGCCCTCGGAGACGTGCCGGTGAACTTCCTCTCGACGGTCGACATCACCGGCGGCAACTCCGGCTCGCCGACGCTCGACGCGCGGGGCGACTTCGTCGGCCTGGTGTTCGACGGCACCTACGACACCGTGGCGTCGGACTACGTCTTCGATCCGGTCCGGACGCGGGCCATCCACGCGGACGTGCGTTACCTGCTCTGGACGCTGGCCGAGGTGGAGGGGGCTGAGGACCTGTTGAGGGAGATGGGCATCGGGACGGCGGCGTCCACGGCGACGAGCGCCACGCCCGACCGATAG
- the coaA gene encoding type I pantothenate kinase encodes MRSSVAEAVTSPFLSFTHDEWAALRANTPLTLSEGDLVRLRGLNESLSLDEVVKIYLPLSRLLNLYVGATQGLYRASAEFLGDTTAKVPYIVGIGGSVAVGKSTTARVLRELLARWPNHPQVDLVTTDGFLFPNRILKARGLMNRKGFPESYDVKGLLEFVAAVKSGRAEVAAPVYSHLKYDIVPGESKVVRQPDIMILEGLNVLQSATHLKHTLPQIFVSDYFDFSIYVDARAAHIQSWYIDRFLTLRRTAFQNPHSYFHRYATLSESESRDVARGIWNRINGPNLRENIQPTKTRAHLILQKGAAHRIEQVYLRKI; translated from the coding sequence ATGCGGTCGTCCGTCGCCGAGGCCGTCACCTCGCCGTTTCTCTCGTTCACCCACGACGAATGGGCGGCGTTGCGGGCGAATACGCCGCTGACGCTGTCGGAAGGCGATCTCGTCCGGCTGCGCGGCCTCAACGAGAGCCTCTCACTCGACGAGGTCGTCAAGATCTACCTGCCGCTCTCGCGCCTGCTGAACCTCTATGTCGGGGCGACGCAGGGGCTCTATCGCGCGTCGGCCGAGTTCCTCGGCGACACGACCGCCAAGGTCCCCTACATCGTCGGCATCGGCGGAAGCGTTGCCGTGGGCAAGAGCACGACCGCCCGCGTGCTGCGCGAACTGCTGGCCCGCTGGCCGAATCACCCGCAGGTCGACCTGGTGACGACCGACGGCTTCCTGTTCCCGAACCGGATCCTGAAGGCCCGCGGCCTGATGAACCGCAAGGGCTTTCCCGAGAGCTACGACGTGAAGGGCCTGCTCGAGTTCGTGGCCGCCGTCAAGTCGGGCCGGGCGGAGGTGGCGGCGCCCGTCTACTCGCACCTCAAGTACGACATCGTCCCGGGCGAGTCGAAGGTCGTCAGGCAGCCCGACATCATGATCCTGGAGGGGCTCAACGTGCTGCAGAGCGCAACGCACCTGAAGCACACGCTCCCGCAGATCTTCGTGTCGGACTACTTCGATTTCTCGATCTACGTCGACGCCCGCGCCGCGCACATCCAGTCGTGGTACATCGACCGGTTCCTGACGCTGCGGCGCACGGCGTTCCAGAATCCCCACTCGTACTTCCACCGGTACGCGACGCTGTCGGAGAGCGAGTCGCGCGACGTCGCGCGGGGCATCTGGAACCGCATCAACGGGCCCAACCTGCGCGAGAACATCCAGCCCACCAAGACGCGGGCCCACCTGATCCTCCAGAAGGGCGCGGCCCACCGGATCGAGCAGGTCTACCTGCGGAAGATCTGA